A stretch of Mytilus edulis chromosome 11, xbMytEdul2.2, whole genome shotgun sequence DNA encodes these proteins:
- the LOC139494194 gene encoding uncharacterized protein — protein MFKAVQDNTHIVGDYFDKRTQSYFKEIMGPVFGVNSYWYRQEFSKSRGMIHWHGLCWRFDKEPHNLMHQAYVDGKTDDECAKLLSDWAKLEYKMTANHPAGLDENNKPKKNLWPPPEGTAPAPPDEKYPLNKLLMDVSESQESILEDHLLLCNRINLHRCSDYCLRAPRNNPSNPVKQCRMEFGTSLNPGKTVRDNPAIVKDRNGSLRLEMERDHPNLVQHSQIHTQAWRANGDISLILSKSGPENPSVNEIIAVEKYVSGYACKGNEPTGAVADLFNDMVNSADETTGSNTKSLCTKLLMGTVKRDISAVETSFELSALPLYRSSHAFQNISLTGARILEKNGSTATKLTPLDKYLSRPENDHCSWYNYICKSGKVPVISGGSLRATCPLTENYCKNTLILHWHDWRKFSDIKDDNVSWNDLFRHFLLTDYCPNFVKADVERANNAAQNGLVDDESDDDNSEFENMSQPEWIQVIKPNAEFTDNSEFKFDDGGPDYNWSVTNYNYPADLGVKFIENLKIEESISVDELSFNTDINISSLNEDQMFAFNLVMKALFDFQNNPVNFTPLRLIVGGSAGCGKTYLIKCLVKAVKCFFNTNKCVQVLCPTGNSANLIDGVTMHSFLKIPTTYKSKEMKAPDGSTGEILQKNCEGLKVLIVDERSLIGCTTLGWMEYMCRCAVQKGLNASQSWGGLPVVIFLGDDVQLPPVLDTPVYKANSKSPAGMHGALVWKEFNEAILLKTVVRQAEDQSYFKNVLGALREYKLTQDHATWLQKFQWGDLLKSHGQSFIDDMDENSLFVFPTHNEEWLHNKTKILKANERNPIAKVDAISHGSHAKGVSSENAKGLLPTVYLCIGCKVMLTTNLHVKFGLFNGSTGTVVEIIYPEGKTPKDCQPVCVMVKFQKYTGPPFVNHDVKIVPITPIKRKIDCFCYSCSITQIPLRLGWGTTIHRCQGMTIGEGESSRYIVINPGTRKFESLTPGALFVALSRAKTAGDDRTPPDFAWHPAVLVNQDRLCHIVNTPTTRARDLEIKRIQNLSNATFSKYSFISNSKILHKFRETTDLRHEE, from the coding sequence ATGTTCAAAGCTGTACAAGATAATACACACATTGTTGGagattattttgataaaagaaCTCAAAGCTATTTCAAAGAGATTATGGGACCTGTATTTGGGGTTAATAGTTATTGGTATAGGCAAGAATTTTCAAAGTCAAGAGGTATGATACATTGGCATGGTTTGTGTTGGCGATTTGACAAAGAACCTCACAATCTTATGCACCAAGCTTACGTTGATGGAAAAACAGATGACGAATGTGCAAAACTTCTCTCTGACTGGGCTAAACTAGAATACAAAATGACTGCAAACCATCCTGCAGGGCTAGATGAAAACAATAAGCCCAAAAAAAATCTGTGGCCTCCACCAGAAGGCACTGCCCCAGCCCCTCCTGATGAAAAATATCCACTAAATAAATTGCTTATGGATGTAAGTGAATCACAAGAAAGTATCTTGGAAGATCATTTACTTCTATGTAACAGAATAAATCTGCATAGGTGCTCAGATTATTGTCTTCGTGCCCCTAGAAATAACCCCTCTAATCCAGTTAAACAGTGTCGTATGGAGTTTGGCACATCATTAAACCCAGGTAAAACCGTTAGAGATAATCCAGCAATAGTAAAAGATAGAAATGGATCCTTACGTTTAGAGATGGAGAGGGACCACCCTAATCTGGTCCAACATTCTCAAATACACACACAGGCATGGCGAGCAAATGGTGATATATCTCTAATTCTTTCAAAGAGTGGGCCTGAAAATCCCTCTGTTAATGAAATTATTGCAGTAGAAAAATATGTTAGTGGTTATGCATGTAAAGGCAATGAACCTACAGGGGCTGTGGCAGATTTATTTAATGATATGGTAAATAGTGCTGATGAAACAACCGGTTCTAATACCAAATCACTATGTACAAAATTATTAATGGGAActgttaaaagagatatttcagcTGTTGAAACCTCTTTTGAACTGTCTGCTTTACCTCTATATAGATCAAGCCATGCATTTCAAAATATAAGTTTAACTGGTGCACGAATACTAGAAAAAAATGGATCCACTGCTACAAAACTGACCCCATTAGATAAGTATTTATCCCGTCCAGAAAATGATCACTGTTCGTGGTACAATTATATTTGCAAAAGTGGAAAAGTCCCTGTTATATCAGGTGGAAGTCTCAGAGCAACATGTCCCCTTACagaaaattattgtaaaaataccCTTATTCTTCATTGGCATGACTGGAGAAAATTTTCAGACATTAAAGATGATAATGTAAGTTGGAATGATTTATTCAGGCATTTTTTATTAACTGACTATTGTCCAAACTTTGTAAAGGCAGACGTTGAACGAGCAAATAATGCAGCACAAAATGGACTCGTGGATGATGAGTCGGACGATGATAATTCTGAATTTGAAAACATGTCTCAGCCAGAGTGGATCCAAGTTATTAAACCAAATGCAGAATTCACAGACAATTCAGAATTTAAGTTTGATGATGGGGGACCAGATTATAACTGGTCCGTCACAAACTATAATTATCCTGCAGACTTGGGAGTAAAATTTATAGAGAACTTGAAAATTGAAGAAAGCATTTCTGTTGATGAACTGTCATTTAATACAGATATAAATATTTCATCTTTAAATGAAGACCAAATGTTTGCCTTTAATTTAGTTATGAAAGcattatttgattttcaaaataacCCAGTTAATTTTACTCCATTAAGACTGATTGTAGGTGGCAGTGCAGGATGTGGCAAAACATATCTAATTAAGTGCTTGGTAAAAGcagtgaaatgtttttttaatacaaataagtGTGTACAAGTTCTCTGTCCTACTGGTAACAGTGCTAATTTAATAGATGGTGTAACCATGCATAGCTTTTTAAAAATTCCCACAACATATAAGTCAAAAGAAATGAAAGCTCCTGATGGCTCTACTggtgaaattttacaaaaaaactgtGAAGGTTTAAAAGTACTTATAGTGGATGAGCGTTCTTTAATTGGATGTACAACGTTAGGTTGGATGGAGTACATGTGTAGATGTGCTGTACAAAAAGGTTTAAATGCTTCTCAATCCTGGGGGGGGCTCCCTGTTGTAATTTTTCTTGGTGATGATGTGCAACTGCCCCCAGTTTTAGATACTCCTGTATATAAAGCAAATTCAAAAAGCCCAGCAGGTATGCATGGTGCACTTGTTTGGAAAGAATTTAACGAGGCAATATTATTAAAAACTGTAGTCCGCCAAGCAGAGGatcaatcttattttaaaaatgtcctTGGTGCTTTAAGAGAGTACAAACTTACTCAAGACCATGCAACCTGGCTGCAAAAATTTCAATGGGGAGACCTCCTTAAGTCACATGGTCAATCGTTTATAGATGACATGGATGAAAATAGTCTTTTTGTTTTTCCTACCCATAACGAAGAATGGcttcataataaaacaaaaattttaaaagcaaatGAAAGAAATCCAATAGCAAAAGTAGATGCCATTTCTCATGGTTCACATGCAAAGGGTGTATCCAGTGAAAACGCTAAAGGCTTACTTCCGACCGTTTATTTATGCATAGGTTGTAAAGTTATGTTGACAACAAACTTACATGTGAAATTTGGCCTGTTCAATGGTTCAACTGGGACGGTTGTCGAAATTATCTACCCTGAAGGCAAAACTCCAAAAGATTGTCAACCAGTTTGTGTGatggtaaaatttcaaaaatatactgGACCACCTTTTGTAAACCATGATGTAAAAATTGTACCTATTACACCTATTAAACGAAAAATTGATTGTTTTTGCTATTCATGTTCTATAACCCAAATACCACTCAGGCTGGGCTGGGGCACTACAATACATAGATGTCAAGGTATGACTATTGGAGAAGGAGAATCAAGTAGATATATTGTTATTAATCCAGGCACACGAAAGTTTGAATCACTTACCCCTGGAGCTTTATTTGTAGCACTGTCGCGCGCTAAGACTGCAGGTGATGATAGAACACCACCAGACTTTGCATGGCACCCTGCAGTCTTAGTCAATCAAGACAGATTATGTCACATAGTTAATACTCCTACAACTAGAGCTAGAGACTTAGAAattaaaagaattcaaaatttatCCAATGCAACTTTTTCTAAATACTCATTTATAAGTAATAGCAAAATTTTACATAAATTCAGGGAAACAACTGATCTTCGACATGAAGAATAA